One window of Mauremys reevesii isolate NIE-2019 linkage group 4, ASM1616193v1, whole genome shotgun sequence genomic DNA carries:
- the LOC120405066 gene encoding uncharacterized protein LOC120405066 isoform X5 — translation MFPGRGHPNGFFHDISPSTYPADFRRDDEGMGWAPQDHQESASWDYRHGRREEGFRDRWHSPFSRDIEPYPADFYGGDKGRCWAPQDHQQPARWENQPGRHEEGFGGGWHSPFSRDIEPYPTDFYGGDNGGCWAPQDHQQPARWENQPGRHEEGFGDGWHSAAPPNQHCPESVSREEHGNSWDREQDFFPRKYRGRGWKHHRGPFRGGYRGEFTPHYHHFQSYSSREKFKSSRSSACRSPERCSVSSRKKSVSSKTEKAKPAAPKKPGKSKKDSAAPVKEPKPPQVQLDASQTAIDPSSQAGSALDTEPPASPETTEDLHPMGTEGIELVQLGASLEAADNHSQACCTLATDSVLADAPEDLCLPEEEIKLVQLEASHEATDHPSQAGSDLAAEPPASPETTEELHPIRTEDTELLQLEDNLKAPDLLSQAVSALAALPPIWSEITEELPPVGKEEIELSRLTSFPHPV, via the exons ATGTTCCCTGGAAGAGGGCACCCAAATGGTTTCTTCCAT GACATCAGCCCTTCCACCTACCCTGCCGACTTCCGCAGGGACGACGAGGGCATGGGGTGGGCTCCCCAGGACCATCAGGAGTCAGCCAGCTGGGATTACCGACACGGGAGACGCGAGGAAGGCTTCAGGGACAGGTGGCACTCG CCCTTTTCCCGAGACATCGAACCCTACCCCGCTGACTTTTACGGGGGTGACAAGGGCAGGTGCTGGGCACCCCAGGACCATCAGCAGCCAGCCAGGTGGGAGAACCAGCCCGGGAGGCACGAGGAAGGCTTCGGGGGTGGTTGGCACTCG CCCTTTTCCCGAGACATTGAACCCTACCCCACTGACTTTTACGGGGGTGACAACGGCGGATGCTGGGCACCCCAGGACCATCAGCAACCAGCCAGGTGGGAGAACCAACCTGGGAGACATGAGGAAGGCTTCGGGGATGGGTGGCACTCG GCCGCGCCACCTAACCAGCACTGCCCGGAGTCCGTATCGAGGGAGGAACATGGCAACTCCTGGGACAG GGAGCAAGACTTCTTCCCCAGGAAGTACCGTGGCCGCGGCTGGAAGCATCACCGCGGTCCTTTCCGAGGCGGCTACCGAGGGGAATTCACCCCTCACTACCACCACTTTCAGTCTTACTCCTCCAGAG AAAAGTTCAAGTCGTCCAGGTCGTCGGCCTGCCGCTCCCCAGAGAGATGCTCGGTG TCGAGCAGAAAGAAAAGTGTTTCTTCTAAGACAGAGAAAGCAAAACCAGCAGCGCCCAAGAAGCCTGGAAAATCCAAGAAAGATTCTGCAGCTCCAGTGAAAGAACCCAAACCGCCCCAG GTCCAGCTGGACGCTAGCCAGACAGCCATAGACCCTTCCAGCCAGGCCGGCTCTGCGCTGGATACTGAACCCCCGGCTTCACCCGAAACCACAGAGGATCTTCATCCCATGGGAACGGAAGGAATTGAGCTG GTCCAGCTGGGGGCCAGTCTGGAGGCTGCAGACAATCACAGCCAGGCCTGCTGCACTCTGGCAACTGACTCAGTCCTGGCTGACGCCCCGGAGGATCTTTGTCTCCCGGAGGAAGAAATCAAGCTG GTCCAGTTGGAAGCCAGCCACGAAGCCACAGACCATCCCAGCCAGGCCGGCTCTGATCTGGCTGCTGAGCCCCCAGCCTCACCTGAAACTACAGAGGAGCTTCATCCCATCAGAACAGAAGATACTGAGCTG CTCCAGCTGGAAGACAACCTGAAGGCCCCGGATCTTCTCAGCCAGGCTGTCTCTGCTCTAGCTGCTTTACCTCCAATCTGGTCTGAGATCACAGAGGAGCTGCCTCCCGTGGGAAAGGAAGAAATTGAGCTG AGCAGGTTAACCTCCTTCCCTCACCCTGTCTGA
- the LOC120405066 gene encoding uncharacterized protein LOC120405066 isoform X2, producing the protein MFPGRGHPNGFFHDISPSTYPADFRRDDEGMGWAPQDHQESASWDYRHGRREEGFRDRWHSPFSRDIEPYPADFYGGDKGRCWAPQDHQQPARWENQPGRHEEGFGGGWHSPFSRDIEPYPTDFYGGDNGGCWAPQDHQQPARWENQPGRHEEGFGDGWHSAAPPNQHCPESVSREEHGNSWDREQDFFPRKYRGRGWKHHRGPFRGGYRGEFTPHYHHFQSYSSREKFKSSRSSACRSPERCSVSSRKKSVSSKTEKAKPAAPKKPGKSKKDSAAPVKEPKPPQVQLDASQTAIDPSSQAGSALDTEPPASPETTEDLHPMGTEGIELVQLGASLEAADNHSQACCTLATDSVLADAPEDLCLPEEEIKLVQLEASHEATDHPSQAGSDLAAEPPASPETTEELHPIRTEDTELLQLEDNLKAPDLLSQAVSALAALPPIWSEITEELPPVGKEEIELEQLAAHQEDAGYPYQACSALATPAETMQYLRSAAILARKEEIELSYQQSSLAFAVVATMLLHKEPSMEAAMGSALRANLRQVGGHCLQELEHFISSYDSGSTRS; encoded by the exons ATGTTCCCTGGAAGAGGGCACCCAAATGGTTTCTTCCAT GACATCAGCCCTTCCACCTACCCTGCCGACTTCCGCAGGGACGACGAGGGCATGGGGTGGGCTCCCCAGGACCATCAGGAGTCAGCCAGCTGGGATTACCGACACGGGAGACGCGAGGAAGGCTTCAGGGACAGGTGGCACTCG CCCTTTTCCCGAGACATCGAACCCTACCCCGCTGACTTTTACGGGGGTGACAAGGGCAGGTGCTGGGCACCCCAGGACCATCAGCAGCCAGCCAGGTGGGAGAACCAGCCCGGGAGGCACGAGGAAGGCTTCGGGGGTGGTTGGCACTCG CCCTTTTCCCGAGACATTGAACCCTACCCCACTGACTTTTACGGGGGTGACAACGGCGGATGCTGGGCACCCCAGGACCATCAGCAACCAGCCAGGTGGGAGAACCAACCTGGGAGACATGAGGAAGGCTTCGGGGATGGGTGGCACTCG GCCGCGCCACCTAACCAGCACTGCCCGGAGTCCGTATCGAGGGAGGAACATGGCAACTCCTGGGACAG GGAGCAAGACTTCTTCCCCAGGAAGTACCGTGGCCGCGGCTGGAAGCATCACCGCGGTCCTTTCCGAGGCGGCTACCGAGGGGAATTCACCCCTCACTACCACCACTTTCAGTCTTACTCCTCCAGAG AAAAGTTCAAGTCGTCCAGGTCGTCGGCCTGCCGCTCCCCAGAGAGATGCTCGGTG TCGAGCAGAAAGAAAAGTGTTTCTTCTAAGACAGAGAAAGCAAAACCAGCAGCGCCCAAGAAGCCTGGAAAATCCAAGAAAGATTCTGCAGCTCCAGTGAAAGAACCCAAACCGCCCCAG GTCCAGCTGGACGCTAGCCAGACAGCCATAGACCCTTCCAGCCAGGCCGGCTCTGCGCTGGATACTGAACCCCCGGCTTCACCCGAAACCACAGAGGATCTTCATCCCATGGGAACGGAAGGAATTGAGCTG GTCCAGCTGGGGGCCAGTCTGGAGGCTGCAGACAATCACAGCCAGGCCTGCTGCACTCTGGCAACTGACTCAGTCCTGGCTGACGCCCCGGAGGATCTTTGTCTCCCGGAGGAAGAAATCAAGCTG GTCCAGTTGGAAGCCAGCCACGAAGCCACAGACCATCCCAGCCAGGCCGGCTCTGATCTGGCTGCTGAGCCCCCAGCCTCACCTGAAACTACAGAGGAGCTTCATCCCATCAGAACAGAAGATACTGAGCTG CTCCAGCTGGAAGACAACCTGAAGGCCCCGGATCTTCTCAGCCAGGCTGTCTCTGCTCTAGCTGCTTTACCTCCAATCTGGTCTGAGATCACAGAGGAGCTGCCTCCCGTGGGAAAGGAAGAAATTGAGCTG GAGCAGCTGGCCGCTCATCAGGAGGATGCAGGCTATCCTTACCaggcctgctctgctctggctaCCCCAGCGGAGACCATGCAGTACCTTCGTTCTGCTGCCATACTGGCCAGAAAGGAAGAAATTGAGCTG tcCTACCAGCAGTCCAGCCTGGCCTTTGCTGTGGTGGCCACCATGCTGCTGCACAAGGAGCCCTCCATGGAGGCGGCGATGGGGTCTGCTCTGCGGGCCAACCTGCGGCAGGTTGGGGGCCACTgcctgcaggagctggagcaCTTCATTAGCAGCTACGACTCGGGCTCCACCCGCTCATGA
- the LOC120405066 gene encoding uncharacterized protein LOC120405066 isoform X3: MFPGRGHPNGFFHDISPSTYPADFRRDDEGMGWAPQDHQESASWDYRHGRREEGFRDRWHSPFSRDIEPYPTDFYGGDNGGCWAPQDHQQPARWENQPGRHEEGFGDGWHSAAPPNQHCPESVSREEHGNSWDREQDFFPRKYRGRGWKHHRGPFRGGYRGEFTPHYHHFQSYSSREKFKSSRSSACRSPERCSVSSRKKSVSSKTEKAKPAAPKKPGKSKKDSAAPVKEPKPPQVQLDASQTAIDPSSQAGSALDTEPPASPETTEDLHPMGTEGIELVQLGASLEAADNHSQACCTLATDSVLADAPEDLCLPEEEIKLVQLEASHEATDHPSQAGSDLAAEPPASPETTEELHPIRTEDTELLQLEDNLKAPDLLSQAVSALAALPPIWSEITEELPPVGKEEIELVNLLPSPCLKSTQEQLAAHQEDAGYPYQACSALATPAETMQYLRSAAILARKEEIELSYQQSSLAFAVVATMLLHKEPSMEAAMGSALRANLRQVGGHCLQELEHFISSYDSGSTRS; encoded by the exons ATGTTCCCTGGAAGAGGGCACCCAAATGGTTTCTTCCAT GACATCAGCCCTTCCACCTACCCTGCCGACTTCCGCAGGGACGACGAGGGCATGGGGTGGGCTCCCCAGGACCATCAGGAGTCAGCCAGCTGGGATTACCGACACGGGAGACGCGAGGAAGGCTTCAGGGACAGGTGGCACTCG CCCTTTTCCCGAGACATTGAACCCTACCCCACTGACTTTTACGGGGGTGACAACGGCGGATGCTGGGCACCCCAGGACCATCAGCAACCAGCCAGGTGGGAGAACCAACCTGGGAGACATGAGGAAGGCTTCGGGGATGGGTGGCACTCG GCCGCGCCACCTAACCAGCACTGCCCGGAGTCCGTATCGAGGGAGGAACATGGCAACTCCTGGGACAG GGAGCAAGACTTCTTCCCCAGGAAGTACCGTGGCCGCGGCTGGAAGCATCACCGCGGTCCTTTCCGAGGCGGCTACCGAGGGGAATTCACCCCTCACTACCACCACTTTCAGTCTTACTCCTCCAGAG AAAAGTTCAAGTCGTCCAGGTCGTCGGCCTGCCGCTCCCCAGAGAGATGCTCGGTG TCGAGCAGAAAGAAAAGTGTTTCTTCTAAGACAGAGAAAGCAAAACCAGCAGCGCCCAAGAAGCCTGGAAAATCCAAGAAAGATTCTGCAGCTCCAGTGAAAGAACCCAAACCGCCCCAG GTCCAGCTGGACGCTAGCCAGACAGCCATAGACCCTTCCAGCCAGGCCGGCTCTGCGCTGGATACTGAACCCCCGGCTTCACCCGAAACCACAGAGGATCTTCATCCCATGGGAACGGAAGGAATTGAGCTG GTCCAGCTGGGGGCCAGTCTGGAGGCTGCAGACAATCACAGCCAGGCCTGCTGCACTCTGGCAACTGACTCAGTCCTGGCTGACGCCCCGGAGGATCTTTGTCTCCCGGAGGAAGAAATCAAGCTG GTCCAGTTGGAAGCCAGCCACGAAGCCACAGACCATCCCAGCCAGGCCGGCTCTGATCTGGCTGCTGAGCCCCCAGCCTCACCTGAAACTACAGAGGAGCTTCATCCCATCAGAACAGAAGATACTGAGCTG CTCCAGCTGGAAGACAACCTGAAGGCCCCGGATCTTCTCAGCCAGGCTGTCTCTGCTCTAGCTGCTTTACCTCCAATCTGGTCTGAGATCACAGAGGAGCTGCCTCCCGTGGGAAAGGAAGAAATTGAGCTG GTTAACCTCCTTCCCTCACCCTGTCTGAAATCAACGCAGGAGCAGCTGGCCGCTCATCAGGAGGATGCAGGCTATCCTTACCaggcctgctctgctctggctaCCCCAGCGGAGACCATGCAGTACCTTCGTTCTGCTGCCATACTGGCCAGAAAGGAAGAAATTGAGCTG tcCTACCAGCAGTCCAGCCTGGCCTTTGCTGTGGTGGCCACCATGCTGCTGCACAAGGAGCCCTCCATGGAGGCGGCGATGGGGTCTGCTCTGCGGGCCAACCTGCGGCAGGTTGGGGGCCACTgcctgcaggagctggagcaCTTCATTAGCAGCTACGACTCGGGCTCCACCCGCTCATGA
- the LOC120405066 gene encoding uncharacterized protein LOC120405066 isoform X1, which yields MFPGRGHPNGFFHDISPSTYPADFRRDDEGMGWAPQDHQESASWDYRHGRREEGFRDRWHSPFSRDIEPYPADFYGGDKGRCWAPQDHQQPARWENQPGRHEEGFGGGWHSPFSRDIEPYPTDFYGGDNGGCWAPQDHQQPARWENQPGRHEEGFGDGWHSAAPPNQHCPESVSREEHGNSWDREQDFFPRKYRGRGWKHHRGPFRGGYRGEFTPHYHHFQSYSSREKFKSSRSSACRSPERCSVSSRKKSVSSKTEKAKPAAPKKPGKSKKDSAAPVKEPKPPQVQLDASQTAIDPSSQAGSALDTEPPASPETTEDLHPMGTEGIELVQLGASLEAADNHSQACCTLATDSVLADAPEDLCLPEEEIKLVQLEASHEATDHPSQAGSDLAAEPPASPETTEELHPIRTEDTELLQLEDNLKAPDLLSQAVSALAALPPIWSEITEELPPVGKEEIELVNLLPSPCLKSTQEQLAAHQEDAGYPYQACSALATPAETMQYLRSAAILARKEEIELSYQQSSLAFAVVATMLLHKEPSMEAAMGSALRANLRQVGGHCLQELEHFISSYDSGSTRS from the exons ATGTTCCCTGGAAGAGGGCACCCAAATGGTTTCTTCCAT GACATCAGCCCTTCCACCTACCCTGCCGACTTCCGCAGGGACGACGAGGGCATGGGGTGGGCTCCCCAGGACCATCAGGAGTCAGCCAGCTGGGATTACCGACACGGGAGACGCGAGGAAGGCTTCAGGGACAGGTGGCACTCG CCCTTTTCCCGAGACATCGAACCCTACCCCGCTGACTTTTACGGGGGTGACAAGGGCAGGTGCTGGGCACCCCAGGACCATCAGCAGCCAGCCAGGTGGGAGAACCAGCCCGGGAGGCACGAGGAAGGCTTCGGGGGTGGTTGGCACTCG CCCTTTTCCCGAGACATTGAACCCTACCCCACTGACTTTTACGGGGGTGACAACGGCGGATGCTGGGCACCCCAGGACCATCAGCAACCAGCCAGGTGGGAGAACCAACCTGGGAGACATGAGGAAGGCTTCGGGGATGGGTGGCACTCG GCCGCGCCACCTAACCAGCACTGCCCGGAGTCCGTATCGAGGGAGGAACATGGCAACTCCTGGGACAG GGAGCAAGACTTCTTCCCCAGGAAGTACCGTGGCCGCGGCTGGAAGCATCACCGCGGTCCTTTCCGAGGCGGCTACCGAGGGGAATTCACCCCTCACTACCACCACTTTCAGTCTTACTCCTCCAGAG AAAAGTTCAAGTCGTCCAGGTCGTCGGCCTGCCGCTCCCCAGAGAGATGCTCGGTG TCGAGCAGAAAGAAAAGTGTTTCTTCTAAGACAGAGAAAGCAAAACCAGCAGCGCCCAAGAAGCCTGGAAAATCCAAGAAAGATTCTGCAGCTCCAGTGAAAGAACCCAAACCGCCCCAG GTCCAGCTGGACGCTAGCCAGACAGCCATAGACCCTTCCAGCCAGGCCGGCTCTGCGCTGGATACTGAACCCCCGGCTTCACCCGAAACCACAGAGGATCTTCATCCCATGGGAACGGAAGGAATTGAGCTG GTCCAGCTGGGGGCCAGTCTGGAGGCTGCAGACAATCACAGCCAGGCCTGCTGCACTCTGGCAACTGACTCAGTCCTGGCTGACGCCCCGGAGGATCTTTGTCTCCCGGAGGAAGAAATCAAGCTG GTCCAGTTGGAAGCCAGCCACGAAGCCACAGACCATCCCAGCCAGGCCGGCTCTGATCTGGCTGCTGAGCCCCCAGCCTCACCTGAAACTACAGAGGAGCTTCATCCCATCAGAACAGAAGATACTGAGCTG CTCCAGCTGGAAGACAACCTGAAGGCCCCGGATCTTCTCAGCCAGGCTGTCTCTGCTCTAGCTGCTTTACCTCCAATCTGGTCTGAGATCACAGAGGAGCTGCCTCCCGTGGGAAAGGAAGAAATTGAGCTG GTTAACCTCCTTCCCTCACCCTGTCTGAAATCAACGCAGGAGCAGCTGGCCGCTCATCAGGAGGATGCAGGCTATCCTTACCaggcctgctctgctctggctaCCCCAGCGGAGACCATGCAGTACCTTCGTTCTGCTGCCATACTGGCCAGAAAGGAAGAAATTGAGCTG tcCTACCAGCAGTCCAGCCTGGCCTTTGCTGTGGTGGCCACCATGCTGCTGCACAAGGAGCCCTCCATGGAGGCGGCGATGGGGTCTGCTCTGCGGGCCAACCTGCGGCAGGTTGGGGGCCACTgcctgcaggagctggagcaCTTCATTAGCAGCTACGACTCGGGCTCCACCCGCTCATGA
- the LOC120405066 gene encoding periphilin-1-like isoform X4: MFPGRGHPNGFFHDISPSTYPADFRRDDEGMGWAPQDHQESASWDYRHGRREEGFRDRWHSPFSRDIEPYPADFYGGDKGRCWAPQDHQQPARWENQPGRHEEGFGGGWHSPFSRDIEPYPTDFYGGDNGGCWAPQDHQQPARWENQPGRHEEGFGDGWHSAAPPNQHCPESVSREEHGNSWDREQDFFPRKYRGRGWKHHRGPFRGGYRGEFTPHYHHFQSYSSREKFKSSRSSACRSPERCSVSSRKKSVSSKTEKAKPAAPKKPGKSKKDSAAPVKEPKPPQVQLDASQTAIDPSSQAGSALDTEPPASPETTEDLHPMGTEGIELVQLGASLEAADNHSQACCTLATDSVLADAPEDLCLPEEEIKLVQLEASHEATDHPSQAGSDLAAEPPASPETTEELHPIRTEDTELLQLEDNLKAPDLLSQAVSALAALPPIWSEITEELPPVGKEEIELSYQQSSLAFAVVATMLLHKEPSMEAAMGSALRANLRQVGGHCLQELEHFISSYDSGSTRS, from the exons ATGTTCCCTGGAAGAGGGCACCCAAATGGTTTCTTCCAT GACATCAGCCCTTCCACCTACCCTGCCGACTTCCGCAGGGACGACGAGGGCATGGGGTGGGCTCCCCAGGACCATCAGGAGTCAGCCAGCTGGGATTACCGACACGGGAGACGCGAGGAAGGCTTCAGGGACAGGTGGCACTCG CCCTTTTCCCGAGACATCGAACCCTACCCCGCTGACTTTTACGGGGGTGACAAGGGCAGGTGCTGGGCACCCCAGGACCATCAGCAGCCAGCCAGGTGGGAGAACCAGCCCGGGAGGCACGAGGAAGGCTTCGGGGGTGGTTGGCACTCG CCCTTTTCCCGAGACATTGAACCCTACCCCACTGACTTTTACGGGGGTGACAACGGCGGATGCTGGGCACCCCAGGACCATCAGCAACCAGCCAGGTGGGAGAACCAACCTGGGAGACATGAGGAAGGCTTCGGGGATGGGTGGCACTCG GCCGCGCCACCTAACCAGCACTGCCCGGAGTCCGTATCGAGGGAGGAACATGGCAACTCCTGGGACAG GGAGCAAGACTTCTTCCCCAGGAAGTACCGTGGCCGCGGCTGGAAGCATCACCGCGGTCCTTTCCGAGGCGGCTACCGAGGGGAATTCACCCCTCACTACCACCACTTTCAGTCTTACTCCTCCAGAG AAAAGTTCAAGTCGTCCAGGTCGTCGGCCTGCCGCTCCCCAGAGAGATGCTCGGTG TCGAGCAGAAAGAAAAGTGTTTCTTCTAAGACAGAGAAAGCAAAACCAGCAGCGCCCAAGAAGCCTGGAAAATCCAAGAAAGATTCTGCAGCTCCAGTGAAAGAACCCAAACCGCCCCAG GTCCAGCTGGACGCTAGCCAGACAGCCATAGACCCTTCCAGCCAGGCCGGCTCTGCGCTGGATACTGAACCCCCGGCTTCACCCGAAACCACAGAGGATCTTCATCCCATGGGAACGGAAGGAATTGAGCTG GTCCAGCTGGGGGCCAGTCTGGAGGCTGCAGACAATCACAGCCAGGCCTGCTGCACTCTGGCAACTGACTCAGTCCTGGCTGACGCCCCGGAGGATCTTTGTCTCCCGGAGGAAGAAATCAAGCTG GTCCAGTTGGAAGCCAGCCACGAAGCCACAGACCATCCCAGCCAGGCCGGCTCTGATCTGGCTGCTGAGCCCCCAGCCTCACCTGAAACTACAGAGGAGCTTCATCCCATCAGAACAGAAGATACTGAGCTG CTCCAGCTGGAAGACAACCTGAAGGCCCCGGATCTTCTCAGCCAGGCTGTCTCTGCTCTAGCTGCTTTACCTCCAATCTGGTCTGAGATCACAGAGGAGCTGCCTCCCGTGGGAAAGGAAGAAATTGAGCTG tcCTACCAGCAGTCCAGCCTGGCCTTTGCTGTGGTGGCCACCATGCTGCTGCACAAGGAGCCCTCCATGGAGGCGGCGATGGGGTCTGCTCTGCGGGCCAACCTGCGGCAGGTTGGGGGCCACTgcctgcaggagctggagcaCTTCATTAGCAGCTACGACTCGGGCTCCACCCGCTCATGA